Proteins from one Haemorhous mexicanus isolate bHaeMex1 chromosome 34, bHaeMex1.pri, whole genome shotgun sequence genomic window:
- the LOC132340933 gene encoding protein Wiz-like isoform X6: MEESAPPFPQRLGDGGRALLMPPEPGPEPAFLQDAKAAAQSAAPPGTRLEEEDAFYGGAEEEPAAAGPELREEPSDFFSSLARHEPDVALEAHDEADEPDPALSGAVPAAAHRTQLGPAPEEQPAFPRALFRPLAVAVSWAARPAEGTDQSTLEPRPGPGDSPVSAGHRAEPPDGRRAEPPSAEEQHPQKEPKHPEGLGAERGRGGVRRPEWISRSPSPSFPEPRPAPDGAAGSAFGREAAPASRRAKAKASESCRRKAAPAEPEPAEPGPAAEWTLPEADAVGKQSWTVNAEDSVEWLLPEPAEVRPYVCGVLLEEPPKDEELEQDEENPSVFTCIECSIYFRRKEHLLEHMLQHNRGAERGADAPAGRCRFCCGECGWAFAEPAALERHKRLHQESREKIIEEIQKLNEFPDEGREARLQCPKCVFGTNSSKIFVQHAKMHVKERKEHASRSSGLFGELRDGAGHGLYKPFRADELPTAAAPPGKAPSACVLCGFPAPNEHILKEHLRYAHSHFSWQAESFEDDPNQPGTSRDSYSPARPARFADAEVFGKAERSFPERLFPLPCREGSSSLYDPTPPAFALGQPRLDKSDQGATKKELQGFHHARKAAPYSHQSLPSAGFSMSKGFSHSALQQLRKRAATQQLEGDGDNLRGHHAGLEEPRHRWAPEELDPGDGRAAAGAVTVPRAALELKRTFGATLRATDPAVASEEQRQQLRMTVPVVVLEEMSAHPRAAKRPRGKPLKKKLFPPREFLLEEPLPLDVLLLDAPLEGPLELEELLDSEATMLKNEERKCPYCPDRFHNGIGLANHVRGHLNRVGVSYNVRHFISAEEVKAIEQKFSFQKKKKKGMANFDPGTFSLMRCEFCGAGFDTRAGLSSHARAHLRDFGITNWELTVSPIHILKELLATAPEHPALLRAIGPSPGRELQRDLHADLHADLHPDLHPDLHLDLHQDLHQDLHHDLHQDFHHDLHHDLHRDLHRDLPKSAPFPPPWGDELLQPYRDVLAPDEDELVAMEVTSPPPIPKKSSSSALEPPPPRLGTKLSPEPPGSKAEPQDAKASSLTTCEVCGACFETRKGLSSHARSHLRQLGVAESESSGAPIDLLYELVRHKPKAEGPALAKKSAGGSPKEPAAPRPPLLLLPKPEGALNKAIKSPPGFAKALGRPGSPALRKVPAALPGSPKAGEEKGAKLALSPLPAEGKWAPEEDGPLNLTSGSEPCRDIRCEFCGEFFENRKGLSSHARSHLRQMGVTEWYVNGSPIDTLREILTRRRSGHPKPLAKSLLGGLAPLEPPRAPPELHLPGLAKKVPAPLSPPGPAPGAASPPPTARKMFPGLSAPSLQKKLKQDQLRVEIKRELMAGGGGGGGGAGIHPGEAPAPPDPAWAAHEEMAPLNLSSRADPVRDIRWLGAHPGILGCSELIQGFRDPRCHPRVFLPSLIPEFPLSSLLGIPVLYFGML, encoded by the exons CCCCGCGCCCGAGGAGCAGCCGGCGTTCCCGCGGGCGCTGTTCCGGCCGCTGGCCGTGGCCGTGTCCTGGGCCGCGCGCCCGGCCGAAGGCACCGACCAAAGCACTTTAGAgccgcggcccggccccggcgaCTCGCCGGTCAGCGCCGGCCACCGGGCCGAGCCCCCGGACGGCCGCCGGGCCGAGCCGCCGTCCGCCGAggagcagcacccccagaagGAACCAAAGCACCCGGAAGGGCTCGGCGCCGAGCGCGGCCGCGGGGGCGTCCGGCGGCCGGAGTGGAtctccaggagccccagcccgTCCTTCCCGGAGCCGCGCCCGGCGCCGGACGGAGCGGCCGGCTCGGCCTTCGGCCGGGAAGCGGCGCCGGCGTCGCGCAGAGCCAAAGCCAAAGCCTCGGAGAGCTGCCGGCGGAAAGCGGCGCCGGCCGAGCCGGAGCCGGCCGAGCCGGGCCCCGCGGCCGAGTGGACGCTGCCCGAGGCGGACGCGGTGGGCAAGCAGTCGTGGACGGTGAACGCCGAGGACTCGGTGGAGTGGCTGCTGCCGGAGCCGGCCGAGGTGCGGCCGTACGTGTGcggggtgctgctggaggagccccCCAAGGacgaggagctggagcaggacgAGGAGAACCCCAGCGTGTTCACCTGCATCGAGTGCAGCATCTACTTCCGCCGCAAGGAGCACCTGCTGGAGCACATGCTGCAGCACAACCGCGGCGCCGAGCGCGGCGCCGACGCGCCCGCCGGCCGCTGCCGCTTCTGCTGCGGCGAGTGCGGCTGGGCCTTCGCCGAGCCGGCGGCGCTGGAGCGGCACAAGAGGCTCCACCAGGAGTCCCGCGAGAAGATCATCGAGGAGATCCAGAAGCTGAACGAGTTCCCGGACGAGGGGCGCGAGGCGCGGCTGCAGTGCCCCAAATGCGTTTTCGGCACCAACTCCTCCAAGATCTTCGTGCAGCACGCCAAGATGCACGtcaaggagaggaaggagcacGCCTCCAGGAGCTCCGGCCTCTTCGGAGAGCTCCGCGACGGCGCCGGGCACGGCCTCTACAAACCCTTCCGAGCCGACGAGCTGCCGacggcggcggcgccgcccgGCAAAGCGCCGAGCGCCTGCGTCCTCTGCGGCTTCCCGGCACCCAACGAGCACATCCTCAAGGAGCACCTGAGATACGCCCACTCCCACTTCTCCTGGCAGGCCGAGAGCTTCGAGGACGATCCCAACCAGCCCGGCACCAGCCGCGATTCCTAcagccccgcccggcccgcccgcTTCGCCGACGCCGAGGTTTTCGGCAAAGCCGAGAGAAGCTTCCCGGAGCGGCTCTTCCCGCTGCCGTGCCGGGAAGGTTCCTCCTCCCTCTACGACCCCACCCCGCCCGCCTTCGCCTTGGGCCAGCCCAGGTTGGACAAGAGCGACCAAGGGGCCACCAAGAAGGAGCTTCAGGGCTTCCACCACGCCAGGAAGGCGGCGCCGTACTCCCACCAAAGTCTGCCGTCGGCCGGGTTCTCCATGTCCAAAGGCTTCTCGCACTCGgcgctgcagcagctgaggaagagAGCGGCcacccagcagctggagggcgATGGGGACAACCTCCGCGGCCACCACGCGGGCCTGGAGGAGCCGCGGCACAGGTGGGCACCCGAGGAGCTGGACCCGGGGGACGGCCGGGCCGCCGCCGGCGCCGTCACCGTCCCTCGGGCCGCGCTGGAGCTCAAGAGGACTTTCGGGGCCACCCTGAGGGCCACGGACCCGGCGGTGGCCTCGGaggagcagcggcagcagctgaggatgaCGGTGCCCGTGGTGGTCCTGGAGGAGATGAGCGCCCACCCCAGGGCCGCCAAGAGGCCGCGGGGGAAGCCCCTCAAGAAGAAGCTTTTCCCGCCGCGGGAGTTCCTGCTGGAGGAACCCCTTCCCCTGGATGTTCTCCTGCTGGACGCGCCCCTGGAGGGTCCCCTGGAgctcgaggagctgctggactCAGAGGCCACCATGCTGAAGAACGAGGAGAGGAAATGTCCCTACTGCCCCGACCGCTTCCACAACGGCATCGGCCTGGCCAACCACGTGCGCGGCCACCTCAACCGCGTCGGCGTCAGCTACAACGTGCGGCACTTCATCTCCGCCGAGGAGGTCAAGGCCATCGAGCAGAAGTTCTCCTtccagaagaagaagaaaaaaggta TGGCCAACTTCGACCCGGGCACCTTCAGCCTGATGCGCTGCGAGTTCTGCGGCGCCGGCTTCGACACGAGGGCGGGGCTGTCGAGCCACGCCCGCGCCCACCTGCGCGACTTCGGCATCACCAACTGGGAGCTGACCGTGTCCCCCATCCACATCCTCAAGGAGCTCCTGGCCACCGCCCCCGAGCACCCGGCGCTGCTGCGCGCCATCGGGCCCTCGCCGGGCCGCGAGCTCCAGCGGGACCTCCACGCCGACCTCCACGCCGACCTCCACCCCGACCTCCACCCGGATCTCCACCTGGATCTCCATCAGGATCTCCATCAGGATCTCCATCATGATCTCCATCAGGATTTCCACCATGATCTCCACCATGATCTGCACCGGGATCTGCACCGGGATCTGCCGAAATCGGCGCCGTTCCCGCCGCCCTGGGGGGacgagctcctgcagccctaCAGGGATG TGCTGGCTCCCGACGAGGACGAGTTGGTGGCCATGGAAGTGACATCCCCTCCCCccatccccaaaaaatcctcgAGCTCGGCGCTggagccgcccccgccccgcctcGGGACCAAGCTcagcccggagccccccggcAGCAAAGCCGAGCCCCAGGATGCCAAAG cctCCAGCCTGACCACCTGCGAGGTGTGCGGCGCCTGCTTCGAGACGCGCAAGGGGCTCTCCAGCCACGCCCGCTCCCACCTGCGCCAGCTGGGCGTGGCCGAGTCCGAGAGCTCGGGGGCTCCCATCGACCTCCTGTACGAGCTGGTGCGCCACAAGCCCAAGGCCGAGGGCCCCGCGCTGGCCAAGAAATCGGCCGGCGGCTCCCCCAAGGAGCCGGcggcgccgcgcccgccgctgctgctgctgcccaagcccGAGGGCGCCCTCAACAAGGCCATCAAGTCCCCGCCGGGTTTCGCCAAGGCCCTGGGCCGGCCGGGCTCGCCCGCGCTCCGCAAGGTgccggcggcgctgccgggCTCGCCCAAGGcgggggaggagaagggggcCAAGCTGGCGCTGAGCCCCCTGCCCGCCGAGGGCAAGTGGGCGCCCGAGGAGGACGGGCCGCTCAACCTCA CCTCGGGCTCGGAGCCGTGCCGCGACATCCGCTGCGAGTTCTGCGGGGAGTTCTTTGAGAACCGCAAGGGGCTCTCGAGCCACGCGCGCTCGCACCTGCGCCAGATGGGCGTGACCGAGTGGTACGTGAACGGCTCCCCCATCGACACCCTGCGCGAGATCCTCACCCGCCGCCGCTCGGGCCACCCCAAGCCCCTGGCCAAGAGCCTGCTGGGCGGGCTGGCCCCGCTGGAGCCGCCGCGGGCGCCGCCCGAGCTGCACCTGCCCGGGCTGGCCAAGAAGGTGCCGGCGCCGCTGAGCCCCCCGGGGCCGGCCCCCGGCGCCGCCTCGCCGCCGCCCACGGCCAGGAAGATGTTCCCGGGGCTCTCGGCGCCCTCCCTGCAGAAGAAGCTCAAGCAGGACCAGCTCAGGGTGGAGATCAAGCGGGAGCTGatggctgggggaggaggaggaggaggaggagccggGATCCATCCCGGGGAGGCGCCGGCGCCGCCGGACCCGGCCTGGGCAGCGCACGAGGAGATGGCGCCGCTCAACCTCT CCTCCCGGGCGGACCCGGTGCGCGACATCCGCTGGCTGGGGGCTCAtcccgggattttgggatgctctGAGCTCATCCAGGGATTTAGGGACCCAAGATGCCATCCCAGGGTGTTCCTTCCCTCTCTAATCCCAGAatttcccctctccagccttctgGGCATACCTGTCCTGTATTTTGGGAtgctctga